One window of the Granulicella arctica genome contains the following:
- a CDS encoding MlaE family ABC transporter permease codes for MSKATRFVSNAGEMSHFGLRAIASAFAPPYEWTASLQQLEEIGARSVPLIAAAGLALGVVLTLHTHATLIKFGAVALSPTLQAASFITELGPLVTALLIAGRVGSGIGAELANLRASEQIDAIDAMSVDSFKMLVVTRVVGCVIALPFLTLFMDFTSLLGGFISERLSSQMSVALYVHRAFASLSWSDFLAPTLKTCVFGFIIGSVSSFFGYTIDEGSAGVRKAATNSVVLSSLLIILSDVLLVKIIYFFFPGGAL; via the coding sequence ATGTCCAAAGCAACCCGATTTGTTTCAAACGCAGGGGAGATGAGCCATTTCGGTCTTCGTGCGATCGCCTCTGCGTTTGCTCCGCCCTATGAGTGGACGGCATCGCTGCAGCAATTGGAGGAGATCGGTGCTCGCTCTGTGCCGCTCATCGCGGCCGCGGGCCTGGCTCTTGGCGTTGTGCTTACCTTGCACACCCATGCGACGCTCATCAAATTCGGGGCTGTCGCACTCAGCCCCACGTTACAAGCGGCCTCTTTCATCACAGAGCTCGGTCCACTCGTCACGGCTTTGCTCATCGCCGGGCGCGTGGGATCTGGGATCGGGGCCGAACTCGCTAACCTTCGCGCCAGCGAGCAGATCGACGCCATCGACGCGATGTCCGTTGACTCGTTCAAGATGCTGGTAGTCACCCGCGTTGTGGGTTGTGTTATCGCCTTACCGTTCCTCACCCTGTTCATGGACTTCACTAGTCTCCTCGGCGGATTCATCTCTGAGCGCCTCAGTTCTCAGATGTCCGTCGCCCTCTATGTACATCGTGCCTTTGCCAGCCTTTCCTGGTCAGATTTCCTTGCACCGACACTCAAGACCTGTGTCTTCGGCTTCATCATAGGAAGCGTCTCCTCCTTCTTCGGCTACACCATTGACGAAGGCTCTGCTGGTGTCCGCAAAGCAGCAACCAACAGTGTCGTCCTGTCGTCTTTGCTCATCATCTTGTCAGACGTGTTGCTGGTAAAGATCATTTATTTCTTCTTTCCCGGAGGAGCCCTGTGA
- a CDS encoding HlyD family secretion protein: protein MPTQTEDQQEQQARRPDQADQAEPSQTPVDPAKRRRGIITLSIVGVLLIAVCIVWWLRSRTYESTDDAQADAHLNPVAARVEGTVRNVYVEDNQAVQAGQPLVDLDTSDLEVKLAQARADYDQAVAQLNAESPNVPITQSSNSNDITSQQEEVRNAEASLSSASSDYESSVAKLRQAEANNEKSQTDLVRYKELLDKQEIAHADYDQYLATAKSQQANVNSAVAAAASSQKVIDQRRAQLAQQRSKLSQTSVNAPRQIEIKRANISSRKASVESYKAQLDQARLSVTYCHVIAPVSGIVMQRSAETGARNAAGTQLLVIAQINDTWITANFKETQLRKMHPGQHVRVKIDALGESFNGTVEAMPASTGDRASVLPAENATGNFVKVIQRLPVRIRLEKGQQNLDKIRPGMSVEPKVSLD, encoded by the coding sequence ATGCCCACACAGACCGAGGACCAGCAGGAACAGCAAGCCAGACGGCCCGATCAGGCTGATCAGGCGGAACCGAGCCAAACGCCGGTCGACCCCGCAAAACGTCGCCGCGGCATCATCACCCTCAGCATCGTTGGTGTGCTGCTCATCGCTGTGTGTATCGTGTGGTGGCTCCGTTCGCGTACCTATGAAAGTACCGACGACGCTCAGGCCGATGCTCATCTGAACCCCGTCGCCGCCCGGGTCGAAGGTACCGTCAGGAATGTCTACGTCGAGGATAACCAGGCAGTGCAGGCCGGCCAGCCACTGGTCGATCTCGACACCAGTGATCTCGAAGTCAAATTGGCACAAGCCCGGGCAGACTACGATCAGGCGGTCGCCCAATTGAATGCCGAAAGTCCCAATGTTCCGATCACGCAGTCCTCGAACTCAAACGACATCACTTCGCAACAGGAAGAGGTTCGCAACGCGGAGGCGTCCCTAAGCTCCGCATCCAGCGACTACGAAAGCTCTGTCGCCAAACTTCGCCAGGCTGAGGCTAACAACGAAAAGAGCCAGACTGATCTGGTGCGTTACAAAGAGCTGCTGGATAAGCAGGAGATCGCGCATGCAGACTATGACCAGTACCTGGCTACCGCAAAGTCACAACAGGCCAATGTAAACTCAGCAGTTGCCGCCGCCGCTTCATCGCAGAAGGTGATCGATCAGCGGCGCGCCCAGTTGGCGCAACAGCGCTCGAAGCTCTCCCAGACCTCCGTCAATGCTCCCCGGCAGATCGAAATAAAAAGAGCAAACATCTCCAGTCGCAAGGCCAGCGTCGAATCATATAAAGCACAGTTAGATCAGGCCCGCCTCAGTGTCACGTATTGCCATGTTATAGCACCCGTCAGCGGCATCGTGATGCAACGAAGCGCTGAGACGGGGGCACGCAACGCGGCCGGTACGCAATTACTGGTCATTGCACAGATAAACGACACTTGGATCACTGCAAACTTCAAGGAAACGCAGTTGCGCAAGATGCATCCAGGCCAGCACGTCCGTGTCAAAATCGATGCGCTCGGCGAATCATTTAACGGCACAGTGGAAGCCATGCCGGCGTCCACGGGTGACCGCGCCAGTGTCCTTCCGGCAGAGAATGCGACGGGCAACTTTGTGAAAGTCATTCAACGCCTCCCGGTCCGCATCCGCCTCGAAAAGGGACAACAGAATCTGGACAAGATTCGTCCGGGCATGTCTGTGGAGCCGAAAGTGAGTCTTGACTGA
- a CDS encoding TolC family protein gives MKAAEESLRASKSEYLPSFGVSGDYGLQGNNPNKGSGVFQASGTVTIPIWQGGRTKADVQQAGASVDQRRAELADQQGVVENDIRTALLDLRVASEQVKVAEDNRKLALSTLEQSQDRFSAGVTTSVEVVQSQETLASAELDYINTLFSLNLGKISLARAMGHAEISVSTLLN, from the coding sequence TTGAAAGCAGCAGAAGAGTCGCTGCGGGCCTCGAAGTCCGAGTATCTGCCGTCCTTCGGCGTCAGCGGCGACTATGGATTGCAGGGTAATAATCCCAACAAAGGCTCCGGGGTCTTTCAGGCGAGCGGAACGGTAACCATTCCTATCTGGCAGGGCGGTCGAACGAAGGCAGATGTGCAACAAGCAGGCGCCTCCGTGGACCAGCGCCGGGCAGAACTCGCGGATCAGCAGGGCGTTGTTGAGAACGACATTCGCACCGCGCTCCTCGACCTGCGCGTCGCTTCGGAACAGGTGAAGGTCGCGGAAGACAACCGCAAGTTGGCGCTCAGCACACTCGAGCAATCGCAGGATCGCTTCTCCGCCGGCGTCACCACGTCTGTCGAAGTCGTTCAGTCGCAGGAAACGCTGGCCTCAGCTGAGTTGGATTACATCAACACACTCTTCTCTCTGAACCTTGGAAAGATCAGCCTGGCGCGAGCCATGGGCCACGCTGAGATCTCCGTTTCGACCCTGCTCAATTAG
- a CDS encoding TolC family protein: MSIWITFALCAVDAAWPQAASNTQTPQAQQLQISGRAQGGAPVVAQQSASGSTSSSVNTLNTTITVQGAYQGSVPGPAMGKGAVPLTLADAIRRGLQYNLGGLDSAASARQQRGLRLSALSQMLPNIYATIAESGAKTDLQTQGLSSGVLGAGIALPTTVGPYHYYSAQANLSEQLSFTSLHNLRAATASRDAAQLSAKDARELIVLAVGGSYLRVLATQALVASQVTQVRYSESSYRQAKDQFDAGTKAQIDATRSMVELQSQQQRLRSQQTQLEKEQMALERLIGLPLGHPLALSRLCLRVFPLFPIPTQRFKKACLIAPT, translated from the coding sequence ATGAGTATTTGGATCACTTTCGCGCTTTGCGCCGTGGACGCAGCGTGGCCGCAAGCAGCCTCCAATACGCAAACTCCGCAAGCACAGCAATTGCAGATCTCTGGTCGTGCGCAGGGCGGCGCACCCGTTGTAGCGCAGCAGTCTGCATCCGGCAGCACGAGTTCAAGCGTCAACACGCTCAATACCACCATTACCGTACAAGGGGCGTATCAGGGTAGTGTGCCAGGACCGGCTATGGGCAAAGGAGCGGTCCCGCTGACGCTCGCCGATGCCATCAGACGCGGACTGCAGTACAACCTCGGTGGTCTCGACTCCGCTGCTTCTGCTCGTCAGCAGCGCGGCCTGCGGCTTTCCGCGCTCAGTCAGATGCTGCCGAACATCTATGCCACCATTGCCGAATCGGGCGCAAAGACCGATCTCCAGACTCAAGGGCTCAGCAGCGGCGTGTTAGGAGCAGGCATTGCTCTTCCAACGACCGTCGGCCCGTATCACTACTACAGTGCACAGGCCAACCTCTCGGAGCAACTCAGCTTCACTTCGCTGCACAACCTGCGTGCAGCCACGGCCTCTCGCGACGCTGCACAGTTGAGCGCGAAAGACGCTCGCGAATTGATTGTGCTAGCTGTCGGCGGATCCTATCTTCGCGTACTTGCCACCCAGGCACTCGTCGCTTCGCAAGTCACACAGGTCCGGTATTCAGAGTCGAGCTATAGACAGGCGAAGGATCAATTTGACGCCGGAACGAAGGCGCAGATCGATGCTACGCGGAGCATGGTCGAGCTGCAATCGCAGCAGCAGCGTCTCCGTTCGCAGCAAACCCAGTTGGAAAAGGAGCAGATGGCTTTAGAGCGCCTGATCGGTCTTCCTTTGGGCCACCCTCTTGCATTGAGCAGACTCTGCCTACGAGTGTTCCCTCTGTTCCCGATTCCGACGCAGCGATTCAAGAAGGCCTGTCTCATCGCGCCGACTTAG
- a CDS encoding DHA2 family efflux MFS transporter permease subunit has product MEEQRWVPKHNPWLIAITVSMATFMEVLDSSVANVALPHIAGTFGASQDESTWVLTSYLVSNAVVLPVAAYMSTLIGRKRFYMTCVALFGLSSLLCGLAPTLPLLLFFRVLQGVGGGGLGPSEQSILADTFEPKKRSQAFALYGIAVVMAPTLGPTIGGWITDNFSWRWIFFINIPIVILSLYMTHRLVEDPPSIQREVKEARSGKFRLDYIGFSLLALTFGSLEVVLDKGQQDDWFGSGFITMFSVVFAVCFISVIFYELSLARNKQRPILDLSLFSNRTFAVSVVMMFVLGAALYGVNTLLPQLLQNLMGYSAEQSGITLSSGGLATLLCMPLVGYLAAKVDPRKLIAIGFLATAAGLFYMSGIDLQMSMGYAAQVRFFQSLGLGFLFVPITTMSYVGVSPDKSNDVSGMTNLARNIGGSCGTAFFTTILARHQQVHQHVLVGHTTKGNFFFNNQLAKLTGLHGSHQALAQIYQRVQQQASLLSYLDIIMYFALASLAMAPIAFLMKKNRGSEVVMH; this is encoded by the coding sequence GTGGAAGAACAACGCTGGGTGCCAAAACATAACCCGTGGCTGATCGCCATCACTGTCAGCATGGCCACCTTTATGGAGGTGCTCGATAGTTCCGTGGCCAACGTCGCGCTTCCTCACATCGCCGGTACCTTTGGGGCGAGCCAGGATGAATCGACCTGGGTTCTCACGTCCTACCTCGTTTCGAACGCCGTCGTGCTTCCCGTCGCGGCCTATATGTCAACACTTATAGGTCGCAAACGCTTCTACATGACCTGTGTCGCGCTGTTCGGGCTCAGCTCTCTCTTGTGTGGACTAGCGCCAACCCTGCCGCTCCTTCTCTTCTTTCGTGTCCTCCAAGGCGTAGGTGGTGGAGGACTGGGACCATCGGAACAATCCATTTTAGCCGATACGTTCGAGCCGAAGAAGCGGAGTCAGGCCTTCGCGCTGTACGGCATCGCCGTAGTGATGGCACCGACCTTGGGGCCAACGATCGGCGGCTGGATCACCGACAACTTCAGCTGGCGATGGATCTTCTTCATCAATATTCCAATTGTCATCCTCTCGCTCTATATGACCCATCGCCTGGTCGAAGACCCTCCGAGCATTCAGAGAGAGGTGAAAGAGGCGCGCAGCGGCAAGTTTCGCCTTGACTATATCGGCTTTAGCCTGCTTGCGCTGACCTTCGGCAGTCTGGAAGTTGTACTGGACAAGGGGCAGCAGGATGATTGGTTCGGCTCCGGTTTCATCACGATGTTCTCTGTCGTCTTTGCCGTCTGCTTTATCTCCGTGATTTTTTACGAACTGAGTCTGGCACGGAATAAACAGAGACCGATTCTCGATCTAAGCCTCTTTTCAAACCGAACCTTTGCTGTCTCCGTTGTCATGATGTTCGTACTCGGTGCTGCGCTATACGGGGTAAATACCCTTCTTCCTCAGCTTCTTCAAAATCTAATGGGATATTCCGCAGAGCAGTCCGGCATCACGCTCTCAAGCGGCGGTCTGGCGACTCTGCTGTGCATGCCGTTGGTTGGATATCTCGCAGCGAAGGTCGATCCACGCAAACTGATTGCCATCGGCTTCCTTGCCACCGCTGCCGGTCTCTTTTATATGAGTGGAATCGACCTGCAGATGAGCATGGGCTATGCTGCACAGGTCCGTTTCTTCCAATCTCTGGGCCTTGGCTTCCTGTTTGTACCCATCACCACGATGTCCTATGTTGGCGTTTCACCGGACAAGAGCAATGATGTCTCCGGCATGACGAATCTGGCGCGCAACATCGGCGGATCGTGCGGCACAGCTTTCTTCACGACCATCCTTGCACGTCATCAGCAGGTCCACCAGCACGTGCTGGTAGGACACACCACGAAAGGCAATTTCTTCTTCAACAACCAGCTAGCGAAGTTAACGGGGCTGCATGGCAGCCACCAGGCGTTGGCGCAAATTTATCAGCGTGTGCAACAGCAGGCGAGCCTGCTTTCCTATCTCGACATCATCATGTATTTCGCCCTCGCAAGTCTTGCGATGGCACCCATCGCCTTCCTCATGAAGAAGAACAGAGGCAGCGAAGTGGTTATGCACTAA
- a CDS encoding TetR/AcrR family transcriptional regulator translates to MPVVKVAKSGLLRSTQEERLLAAATEVFLDKGFSATSMDEIAGAAKASKITFYNHFGNKDELFETVILRLNERIDARFAAALEGDISVEKGLVSFARLMMTVLYSGESIRLLRVLHSESERFPHLGHIFEKAGPERGRKLLTGFILKKMEAGKLRKLDPELAAEQFMHLALGELARLLLLGLATPSKEQVERRLNSAVDVFQRAYGA, encoded by the coding sequence ATGCCCGTTGTAAAGGTTGCGAAGTCTGGCTTGCTAAGGTCCACACAAGAAGAGCGCCTTCTGGCCGCTGCGACAGAAGTTTTTCTCGATAAAGGGTTCTCTGCGACGTCGATGGACGAAATTGCTGGAGCGGCGAAAGCCTCCAAGATCACTTTTTACAATCATTTTGGAAATAAAGATGAGCTGTTTGAGACAGTCATCCTTCGATTAAATGAGCGGATTGACGCCAGATTTGCGGCTGCCCTCGAAGGAGATATTTCTGTTGAGAAAGGGCTGGTGTCGTTTGCTAGGCTGATGATGACCGTTTTGTATTCTGGCGAATCCATCAGGCTGCTCCGCGTACTGCACTCTGAATCAGAACGCTTTCCTCATCTGGGCCACATCTTCGAGAAAGCCGGGCCCGAGCGAGGCCGAAAGTTGCTGACTGGCTTCATTCTCAAGAAGATGGAGGCTGGAAAACTTCGGAAATTGGATCCTGAGCTTGCTGCTGAACAGTTTATGCATCTGGCTCTAGGTGAACTTGCGCGTCTTTTGTTGCTTGGTCTGGCAACACCGAGCAAAGAACAGGTTGAAAGAAGGCTCAACTCAGCTGTCGATGTTTTTCAGCGCGCCTACGGTGCTTGA